One window of Phycisphaeraceae bacterium genomic DNA carries:
- the radA gene encoding DNA repair protein RadA — MAKDRTIYVCSGCGVTASGWVGKCSACGAWDTMVEKTERKQTAAKARPLVEMGSAVKPRALQPAEHDGVSGNIGGWSLHDTDTAPEPISMTDALQSAPTHTRISTTINELDRVLGDGIVAGSAVLVGGPPGIGKSTLLLQSAMALAHAGHKVLYVSSEESAQQIASRAARLATGQSQGNDTLHILADTDLARIADRIIEQQPALVIIDSIQMMYRPDVDAGAGSITQVRRCCADLVLLAKRTGSAVIMVGHVTKEGSLAGPKLLEHLVDTVLSFEGDRAQGYRLVRAVKNRFGRTGELGLFEMTGTGLREMADGAAPWLADDHWAQSRAGAVICPAITGARCVLVEIQALTATGFLGAAKRKASGIDSSRLAMLIAVLESHAEMRLADRDVFTSSVGGLRVTEPAADLALLLAIAGAERKQAVPARCVVVGEVGLGGEVRPVAQVNERLHEAARLGAQVAIVPAMSKRSAIEKIKGLELVHVKDVNEAIDQLA, encoded by the coding sequence ATGGCAAAGGACCGAACCATCTACGTCTGCTCGGGTTGTGGCGTGACAGCATCGGGTTGGGTCGGCAAATGCTCAGCCTGCGGCGCGTGGGACACCATGGTCGAGAAGACCGAGCGCAAACAAACAGCAGCCAAAGCCCGGCCGCTCGTCGAGATGGGCAGCGCGGTGAAGCCTCGCGCCTTGCAACCAGCCGAGCACGATGGAGTATCCGGAAACATTGGTGGATGGTCGTTGCACGATACGGATACCGCGCCCGAGCCGATCTCCATGACCGATGCGCTGCAGAGTGCACCAACGCACACGCGCATCTCAACAACCATCAACGAACTCGATCGCGTGCTGGGCGATGGCATCGTCGCAGGATCAGCAGTGCTCGTGGGAGGACCGCCCGGTATCGGCAAATCAACATTGTTGCTACAGAGCGCGATGGCGCTTGCGCACGCGGGTCACAAAGTGCTGTATGTGTCGAGTGAGGAATCCGCACAGCAGATCGCCTCGCGCGCTGCTCGACTTGCAACGGGACAGTCTCAGGGCAATGACACGCTGCACATTCTCGCCGATACCGACCTTGCACGCATTGCAGATCGCATTATCGAGCAGCAGCCAGCGCTCGTGATTATCGATTCGATCCAGATGATGTACAGACCGGATGTTGACGCGGGCGCGGGGTCGATCACGCAGGTGCGCAGATGCTGTGCCGATCTTGTGCTGCTCGCGAAGCGCACGGGAAGCGCGGTCATCATGGTGGGGCACGTGACGAAGGAGGGCTCGCTCGCTGGTCCGAAGCTGCTGGAGCATCTCGTTGATACGGTGCTGAGTTTCGAGGGTGATCGTGCGCAGGGGTACAGGCTCGTGCGCGCGGTGAAAAACAGATTCGGTCGTACGGGCGAACTCGGTCTCTTCGAGATGACGGGCACGGGCCTGCGCGAGATGGCAGACGGCGCTGCGCCGTGGCTCGCCGATGATCACTGGGCGCAGTCTCGCGCGGGCGCGGTCATCTGCCCGGCGATCACGGGCGCACGATGCGTGCTGGTCGAGATCCAGGCGCTCACCGCGACGGGGTTCCTCGGTGCTGCAAAGCGCAAAGCATCCGGCATCGATTCGTCGCGCCTCGCGATGTTGATCGCGGTGCTTGAATCACACGCGGAAATGCGCCTTGCGGACCGCGATGTGTTCACGTCGAGTGTGGGGGGGCTGCGTGTGACAGAGCCCGCAGCCGATCTTGCGCTGCTGCTTGCGATCGCGGGCGCAGAACGGAAGCAGGCTGTCCCAGCGCGCTGTGTGGTTGTGGGTGAGGTCGGGCTCGGCGGCGAGGTGAGGCCGGTCGCGCAAGTCAACGAGCGACTGCACGAAGCAGCGCGTCTCGGTGCGCAGGTCGCGATCGTGCCAGCGATGTCAAAGCGCTCAGCTATTGAGAAGATCAAGGGGTTGGAACTAGTGCACGTAAAGGACGTGAACGAAGCGATCGATCAACTCGCATGA
- a CDS encoding DinB family protein: protein MNAVDILKNNTAMCRKFAVDLITDMKDSAMTQPTKNGGNHPLWVLGHLAYSEGSMIQGMMLGKDNPLADWKDLFEGGSEPTTDASKYPSFDEIMKKSDEVHALTMQYLEGITEADLEKPSAACPDEYKEWFGTVGKCLNINALHPFMHYGQVADARRAAGRKPLMM, encoded by the coding sequence ATGAACGCAGTCGACATCCTGAAGAACAACACCGCCATGTGCCGCAAGTTCGCGGTTGATCTCATCACCGACATGAAGGACAGCGCGATGACCCAACCGACGAAGAACGGCGGCAACCATCCGTTGTGGGTGCTCGGGCATCTCGCATACTCCGAGGGCAGCATGATCCAGGGCATGATGCTGGGCAAGGACAACCCGCTCGCCGACTGGAAGGATCTGTTCGAAGGTGGATCGGAACCAACAACTGACGCAAGCAAGTACCCGTCGTTCGACGAGATCATGAAGAAGTCTGACGAAGTGCACGCGTTGACGATGCAGTATCTTGAGGGCATCACCGAAGCCGATCTTGAAAAGCCGTCCGCTGCGTGCCCCGACGAGTACAAGGAATGGTTCGGCACAGTCGGCAAGTGCCTGAACATCAACGCGCTGCATCCGTTCATGCACTACGGGCAGGTTGCGGATGCTCGCCGCGCTGCCGGTCGCAAGCCGCTCATGATGTGA
- a CDS encoding TfoX/Sxy family protein, with amino-acid sequence MPPSDELNSRIRSALARKRGITETKMFGGIAFMVNGNMCCGAVEDKLMLRLGKDLTKEALKEPHTAPMDYTGKVMSTMIFVLPKGIASDDDLQHWIDRAVVFVRTLPKK; translated from the coding sequence ATGCCCCCATCCGACGAACTCAACAGCCGCATACGCAGCGCACTTGCGCGCAAACGTGGTATTACCGAAACAAAGATGTTCGGCGGGATCGCCTTCATGGTCAACGGCAACATGTGCTGCGGCGCGGTCGAGGACAAGCTCATGCTCAGGCTTGGAAAGGACCTGACAAAGGAAGCGCTGAAGGAGCCCCACACCGCGCCGATGGATTACACGGGCAAGGTGATGTCCACAATGATCTTTGTTCTTCCCAAGGGCATCGCGAGCGATGATGACCTGCAGCACTGGATCGACCGTGCGGTCGTGTTCGTGCGCACACTGCCGAAGAAGTGA